In Paenibacillus guangzhouensis, a single window of DNA contains:
- a CDS encoding helix-turn-helix domain-containing protein: protein MMKFSLSTKVMLIYGAVFLVIITLTFGLSYIGTVGKLGNDLNDTNLALLKQVDQKMEVTFRQTEKDLLTLMNDLEFVYFMYDSYKDEGQKYSNFYGLNAKLREFINTNPQFSSIFVYSAVSGHLLTDKAYMKDTPPVHNWLGRYLDMPVYFKWLTTHQISDGNSTNDVITLVRSYPTISGPGYRKGIVAVNINEKVIYDMVNAVYEDRKIGHMFIIDNDGNIVTHDDKTQIYRNIKELPHLKDVLSMKGSGTLTGELNHVRQSIFYRDSNYTGWKLISIVPESQIYEPLKVTRNLLIALGIGMIIFALIVLFYVSRWTFKPLHQLIGKISGTYHITPTKERSNVGLPYLERVFDQLLLDREHLEQHVRDSKPVLKWRMMMDMLVGNRTDFWAIHHHLKFIGVHLFPDRYLVCTAEISKEGMDLSALDETLYTYVFCNAAEEMINTENAGIAIDIGGGRAAVIISFAEGDGEQNHLRALAIMELILDTVKQQFGLDITVGVGRGYREMKDIPKSYDESQKALHYKIVFGGRAVISIEDLQPLDSQDYYRLMRMADRITDALKLTDSVKLQAYVQETFREAMDRNLSPDLIRQLSFDLIVKSVQSVSSTGIDLHESKSQLERMYELINRSGKLQEMERLVFQFLEEMASKIKAKRIQRGSNETVDKILIYIVEHYHEHDLTLDKLAQEFHLSSTYISKLFKEHTESNFIDYLIGIRMNASQEHLAGTDMKVNEIAEAVGYLNTRSFIRTFKKHTGLTPLEYRSQTQMENTNESIYECD from the coding sequence ATGATGAAGTTCAGCCTGTCGACGAAAGTGATGTTGATTTATGGGGCCGTTTTTTTAGTGATCATCACACTGACCTTTGGGTTATCTTACATTGGAACGGTAGGGAAATTAGGTAATGATCTAAATGATACGAACCTTGCCTTATTGAAACAAGTGGATCAAAAAATGGAGGTAACTTTTCGCCAGACGGAGAAAGATTTGCTAACGCTAATGAATGATCTCGAGTTTGTCTATTTTATGTATGACAGTTATAAAGATGAAGGCCAAAAGTATAGCAATTTCTATGGGTTAAACGCCAAGCTGCGAGAGTTCATTAATACAAATCCTCAGTTCTCATCTATATTTGTCTATTCTGCTGTAAGCGGTCACTTGTTGACAGATAAAGCTTACATGAAGGATACCCCTCCGGTTCATAACTGGTTGGGTCGTTATTTGGATATGCCAGTTTATTTCAAGTGGTTAACCACACATCAGATTTCGGATGGTAACTCTACCAATGACGTCATCACTTTAGTGAGATCCTATCCAACGATCAGCGGTCCTGGGTATCGCAAGGGAATCGTTGCGGTCAACATCAATGAAAAAGTCATATACGATATGGTGAATGCTGTTTACGAAGACCGTAAAATTGGTCATATGTTCATTATCGATAACGATGGAAATATTGTCACCCACGATGATAAAACGCAAATCTACCGTAATATCAAAGAGCTTCCTCATCTCAAGGACGTGCTCTCCATGAAAGGAAGCGGAACCTTGACCGGTGAGCTCAATCATGTTCGTCAATCGATCTTTTACCGTGACTCCAATTATACAGGATGGAAACTGATCAGTATTGTGCCAGAGTCACAAATCTATGAGCCGCTTAAGGTGACACGCAATCTGCTGATCGCATTAGGAATCGGTATGATCATTTTTGCGCTGATCGTTCTTTTCTACGTGAGTCGTTGGACCTTCAAACCCCTTCATCAATTGATTGGAAAAATATCAGGTACTTATCACATCACGCCTACAAAGGAACGATCAAATGTTGGACTTCCTTATCTAGAACGTGTATTCGATCAGCTCTTGTTAGATCGAGAGCATCTTGAGCAGCATGTTCGAGACTCGAAGCCGGTACTGAAGTGGAGAATGATGATGGATATGCTGGTCGGCAATCGAACAGATTTTTGGGCAATCCATCATCATTTGAAGTTCATAGGCGTTCATTTATTTCCAGACCGATATCTTGTCTGTACGGCGGAGATCAGCAAAGAGGGAATGGACTTAAGCGCCCTGGATGAAACGCTGTACACGTATGTATTCTGCAATGCAGCAGAGGAAATGATCAATACAGAGAACGCAGGCATCGCGATTGATATTGGGGGAGGCCGCGCTGCAGTCATTATCAGTTTCGCGGAAGGGGATGGGGAGCAGAATCATTTACGTGCGCTTGCGATCATGGAGCTGATTCTCGATACGGTGAAGCAGCAATTCGGTCTGGATATCACCGTCGGTGTTGGCCGAGGTTATCGTGAGATGAAGGATATTCCCAAGTCGTATGACGAATCGCAAAAGGCTCTCCATTACAAAATCGTATTCGGGGGGCGCGCTGTCATCTCTATTGAAGACCTGCAACCCCTGGATAGCCAAGATTATTATCGTCTCATGCGTATGGCAGATCGCATTACGGATGCGCTAAAACTGACAGATTCAGTGAAATTACAAGCATATGTACAAGAAACGTTTCGCGAAGCAATGGATCGAAATTTGTCCCCTGATCTAATACGCCAGCTTTCCTTTGATCTGATCGTCAAGTCAGTACAGTCAGTGAGTTCCACAGGGATCGACCTCCATGAATCGAAGAGCCAACTAGAGCGCATGTATGAGCTCATCAACCGGAGCGGTAAATTGCAAGAAATGGAGAGGCTCGTCTTCCAATTTCTTGAGGAGATGGCATCCAAAATCAAAGCAAAGCGCATTCAAAGAGGCAGTAACGAGACCGTTGACAAAATTCTTATCTATATCGTAGAACACTATCATGAACATGACCTTACGTTAGACAAGCTGGCTCAAGAATTCCATTTAAGCTCAACCTATATCAGTAAACTGTTCAAGGAACATACGGAAAGCAACTTCATTGATTATCTCATTGGCATCCGAATGAATGCTTCCCAGGAACACCTAGCAGGTACGGATATGAAAGTAAACGAGATAGCAGAAGCCGTTGGATATCTGAATACACGCAGCTTTATTCGGACGTTTAAGAAGCATACAGGATTGACGCCTTTAGAGTACCGATCCCAGACACAGATGGAGAATACGAATGAATCGATCTACGAATGCGATTAA